GTCAGACCCGAGCAGACCTCCTCGTAGGTGGGGTGCTCGGTGTGTCCGCCCTGGTAGCCGACCAGTGTCGTGTAGACGCCCGGGATCTGCCAGAACTTGCGCTCCGCGCCCCAGAAGCAGCCCAGACCGAAGTCCGCGGTCTCCAGCCCCGCCGGGTACGGGCCGATGAGCGGGTTGCCCAGGACCGTGTGGCGGGACGGGACGTCGAAGGCGGGGGTTGCGCGCCCGCGGAGGGCCTGCTCGGGAGTGGGCAGCTCGGGGACGCGGCGGGACAGAAACATGCTGGGCTCCTCGGTGTAGGGGGGCTCGTACGAGGAACGCACGAGCCCCCCGCCGCATTCCTCGGCAGCGTGGGCGGCCGCGACGGATCGCACGTCGGACGTGCCGTCGGTGTCGGACGTGCCGTCAGTGCGGCAGCGTCGCCGGACTGCCGCCGTTCGCCTCGTACCCGGCCACCGCCAGTGCCCGGTACACCGCGTACAGCCCGGCAGGGTCCGCCTCGTGCGTCCACGGCAGCGCCCCGACATGCCCGTCCACGTGCACCAGCTGCTGCATCGCCTCGGCCCAGCGCTCCATGCGCACCAGGAAGAGCACCAGCAGGTGCCGCACCTGAGGCAGCACCGGATCGTCGGCGTCGGCCGAGTGCGTCGCGTGCAGTGCGCCGTCCACGGCCTTGGTCACCACGGCGCTCTCGTAGAAGCCGGAGACGAGATTGACCTCGGGGATGTGCTCGTACACCGCGAACAGCGGCAGTGCGGCCAGCAGCGAGCCCCGCGGTGCCCGGGCGGCCGCCGTCGTGGCGAAGTGGTCGGCCTCCTCGCGGGAGCCGTGCCACTTCTCGCACCAGTAGTGCAGCGCCGCGAGATGCGCGCCCATGTGCGCGGGTGCCCGGTCGATCACCTTCGCCCACAGCTGGTCGAACTGCTCGTGGGGATAGCCGAGGCCACGGGCGGCGGCCAGCTCGATGATGTACGGCACGGGGTCGCCGGGCGCCAGCAGCGCCGCCGCACCGCAGACCGTGCGCGCCTCCTCCAGGATGATCCTGAAGTCGTCGCTGCCCACGCCGCCGGAAGACCGCCAGGCCTGCTGCACCAGGAACTCGGCGTGCACCGCGGCGCCGCCCGCGTCCTTGGGCGACTCGGAGCGCCACGAGCGCAGCCAGGCGCCCCCGGTGCCCGGCTGCTGCTGGAGTTCCAGCGAAGCCGCGCCCGCGAACGCCTGGACGCGCTGCCAGCGCAGCTCGCCCTCCTTGGGGGTGCCCGCGAGCAGCTGCGACGCGGCACGCCAGTCCTGTGTGCGCTGGACGACATCCAGTACGTCCATGAGGTCCTCGTCGGGCCCCGGCAGCCTCAGATCCAGCTGCTCCTGCCGTACGAAGCCGTACGCGGCCGGGTCCGCGGCGTCCGGGGAGCCGGGGGCCACCTGGCGGATGCCGCCACGACGGCGCAGCAGGAACGGACCTATGACCGCGAACAGCATGAGGATCGCGATCAGGAACCAGAGAATCTCCATAACGCCCATTGTCCCGGACCGCGTGGGGAAGCCCGCGCACCGGGACTACGCTCGTGAGCTATGAGTGACCATTTCAGCAGCGATTCCGAGTCCGGCCACGAGCGCGGGTTCGAGACCCTCGCCATCCACGCGGGCAACACCGCCGACCCGCTGACCGGTGCGGTCGTGCCTCCCATCTACCAGGTGTCCACCTACAAGCAGGACGGGGTCGGCGGACTCCGCGGCGGATATGAGTACAGCCGCAGCGCCAACCCGACCCGCACCGCGCTGGAGGAGAACCTCGCGGCGCTGGAGGGTGGCCGGCGCGGCCTCGCCTTCGCCTCCGGCCTCGCCGCCGAGGACTGCCTGCTGCGCACGCTGCTGGTGCCCGGTGACCATGTGGTCATCCCCAACGACGCCTACGGTGGCACCTTCCGGCTGTTCGCCAAGGTCGTCCAGCGGTGGGGGGTCGAGTTCTCGGTCGCCGACACCTCCGACCCGGCGGCGGTCCGTGATGCATTCACCGACCGTACGAAGCTCATCTGGGTGGAGACCCCGTCGAACCCGCTGCTCGGGATCACCGACATCGCGCACATCGCGGGCATCGCCCGCGCCGCGGGTGCGAAGCTCGTCGTGGACAACACCTTCGCCAGCCCGTACCTCCAGCAGCCGCTCGCGCTCGGCGCGGATGTGGTCGTCCACTCGCTGACCAAGTACATGGGCGGGCACTCCGACGTCGTCGGCGGCGCGCTGGTCACCGCCGACGAGGCGCTCGGCGAGGAGCTCGCCTACCACCAGAACGCGATGGGCGCGGTGGCCGGACCGTTCGACTCGTGGATCGTGCTGCGGGGCATCAAGACCCTGGCGGTCCGGATGGACCGGCACAGCGAGAACGCGAAGCGGATCGCCGAGATGCTGACCCAGCACGCCAAGGTCACGCGGGTGTTCTATCCGGGCCTTGCCGAGCACCCGGGTCACGAGATCGCCGCGAAGCAGATGAAGGACTTCGGCGGAATGGTGTCGTTCCAGGTCGCCGGGGGCGAGGAGGCGGCCGTCGAGGTCTGCAACCGCGCGAAGCTGTTCACGCTGGGTGAGTCCCTGGGCGGTGTGGAGTCGCTGATCGAGCACCCGGGTCGGATGACGCACGCGTCGGTGGCGGGCTCACTGCTGGAGGTGCCGGCTGACCTGGTGCGGCTTTCGGTCGGCATCGAGGCGGTGGGCGACCTGCTCGCGGACCTTGAGCAGGCACTGGGCTGACGCTCCCCGGGCCGTGCGCCGACCGTCCCATGACCGCTGCCTACCGCCCCGTGACAGGGCGCGCGGCGGTAGGGCGCCCCTGGACGTCCTACCGCCGCGGGAATGCCGGACACCGAACGTCAGGCACTGACCTTCTCGTCCTCCAGCATGCCCCGGATCTGCTCACGCAACTCCGGGGTGTTCTCGTGGCCGTGGACCGATGCCGCGTGCTCGGTGGCGGCCCGGAGGACTTCTTCCTCCTCACCGGAGATGGTGAGGCTGCAGTCCGTCTCACTGGGGAATCTGCGGCAGTCGGCGACTTTCCTGGTCATGACGACCTCCCGGACTGAGGGTGCTGCGCCCCTCTTCCAGCCTAAGGGCTGTCCCGTAGTCCGCGGTGGATCAGAGCGCGGCGTCAGGTGTATGGAGTCTCCCCCGGCCTCCGGCCTGGGCCTGGGACCACCAGCGCCTACGCCTACCAGCCGTCGAGCTCCGGGGTCGTCGCGGCGGGCGGCACGCTCCAGGGCTCGGCCAGCGCCGCCCAGACGGCGAAGGCCACCGCGGCGGACAGCAGCAGCGCCCAGCCGACCCGCCGCAGGGCGCGCCGGCGGTGCATCAGCCGGGTGCCGAGCAGCGTCGCGCGGGGCGTGAGATCGGCCGGCACCGGTGCGGGCGGGGTGTCCAGCAACCGCCTGACCTCCTCCTCCTTGCGTCCGGGGCCGCCCTCCTCGCCGTAGGAGACGTAGGGGCCGTGTGAGGCGTTCATGAGGTACGCGCCGCGCGGAGCGGCGGACGTGTCCGCGGACACCACCATGAACGGGCTCCGTGTGCCCGTGAGCCGGGGTGGCGGAGCACCGAGACCGCGCGTGCGCAGATCGCCCGTACCCGTTCCGCCGGAATGCCGAGCAGGGCCGCGGTCTGCTCCTCGGCCACCCCCTCGTAGATCCGGAGCACGACGACCAGCCGCTCCTGGGGGCTGAGCCGGGCCGTCGGGCCGAGGCCGGCGTCGCAGTGGTGGCGCCACGCCGAGCGGGCGAAGCGGGCGACGAGCGCGGCGCGGGTCCGGTCGTAGGGATCCTCGCCGCGCAGCCGGTCCCAGTCCGCGTAGGTGTGGGCCAGTGCGGCGACCAGCAGCCGCTGCGCCTCAGGGTTGTGCGGGGGCCGCTCACAGGTCAGCAGAGTCGCGGCGTGCAGCAGCCGCCTGGCCGCACCGGCGACGAATACGTCGAAGTCCCCCGCGCTGTAGGTGACGCGGGTGTGGGCGTGGCCCCGCCCCTGCCGATACGTAGGGGCGGGGGCGGGAAGCGGGTTCTGCCGCCGCTGACGCATGTGCTCATATCAGGCCAGTCGGCGCCTCTGGTCAAGGGTTTGGACGCACGGCGTTCAGGAGGTCGGCTGTTCCTCTGCCTCCACGACAGGACCGCCCGACTGCCGAGCCGACAAAGCCGAGTTGAAGCGGGTGAGCAGCGTGCAGAACTGCTGCCGTTCCTCTTCCGACCAGCCGTCCGTCACCTGGGCCATCAGCTCGCGCCGTGAGGAGCGGACCTCCTCCAGCCTGGCGTGGCCGCGCGGCGACAGCTGCAGCACCACCGCACGTCCGTCCTCGGGGTGCGAGGTGCGCTTGACCAGACCGGTGTCGACCAGCGGCGCGACCTGCCGGGTCACGGTGGACGAGTCGATGCCCATCCCGGCCGCGAGCGCCTTGACGCCCATCGGGCCTTCCTGGTCGAGCCGGTTGAGCAGCAGATACGCGGCGCGGTCCATCGAGTTGCGGGCCTGGCCCACACCGCCGAGCCGGGTCTGCTCGGCACGGCGTGCGAAGACGGCCACCTGGTGCTGGAGGGCATCGAGGAGACCGGGGTCGAGATCAGTCGTCATGTCCTGGGATGTGGGCATGGCTGCGGGGCTCTCTCGTGCGGCGGCGGTCGGTTGGTGGGGGACAGAGTACGCGGACGAGGGCGGGACTGTACCGGCCCTGCGCAAACCCGTGGAATCCCACCGGAGTCCCGCTTCGGTGCCACCGGGGCCGTGCCGCGATTTCGCGGGCAGTCCCGCCGGAATCCCGCAGGGAGCTCCGCTGGAATCCTGTGGACAGGTGTGTGATCGGGCCGACCGGGATGCCCGTCGACTGCGAGACTGGCAGTCATGAGCTTCCATGTGGCAGGCCCCGCTCACCCCCTCATCCTCGATGACGTCAGGGGGGCTCAGAAGATGCTCGCCGGCGTGGCCAAGCTGACCCCCATGGAGGGCAGCCGGTATCTGTCCGACCTGGTAGGTGCCCCCGTCCACCTCAAGTGCGAGAACCTTCAGCGGACCGGATCGTTCAAGCTGCGCGGCGCGTATGTGCGGATCTCGGGTCTGCGACCGGAGGAGCGCGCGGCGGGCGTCGTCGCGGCATCCGCGGGCAACCACGCTCAGGGCGTGGCCCTCGCCTCCGCGCTCCTGGGGGTGCGCTCGACCGTCTTCATGCCGGTGGGCGCCCCGCTGCCGAAGGTGGCCGCTACGCGTGAGTACGGCGCCGACGTGCGGCTGTGCGGGCAGGTCGTGGACGAGAGCCTCGCCGCGGCGCGTGAGTACGCGCGGGACACGGGCGCCGTGTTCATCCACCCGTTCGATCATCCCGACATCATCGCCGGCCAGGGCACGGTGGGCCTTGAGATCCTCGAACAGTGCCCGGAGGTGCGGACGATCATCGTCGGCATGGGCGGCGGCGGCCTGGCAGCCGGCATCGCGGTCGCGGTGAAGGCGCTGCGCCCCGATGTGCGGATCATCGGCGTGCAGGCCGAGGGCGCGGCGGCGTATCCGCCGTCGCTGGCGGCGGGGCGTCCGGTGGCGATCGAGGCGCCCGTCACCATGGCGGACGGCATCAAGGTGGGCTGTCCGGGAGATGTGCCGTTCGCGATCGTCGAGGAACTTGTCGACGAGGTGCGCACGGTCTCGGAGGGCGCGTTGTCATCGGCGCTCCTGCTGTGCCTGGAGCGGGCCAAGCTGGTGGTCGAACCGGCGGGAGCGAGCACGGTGGCGGCGTTGCTGAGCGAGCCGCGCTCCGTGCACGGCCCGGTGGTGGCGGTGCTCTCGGGCGGCAATGTCGACCCTCTGCTGATGCAGCGCATCCTGCGCCACGGCATGGCGGCGGCGGGCCGTTATCTGTCGCTCCGGCTGCGGTTGGCCGACCGGCCCGGTGTGCTGGCGTCGCTGCTGGGGGTGCTGTCCGGCCTGGACGCGAACGTCCTGGACGTGGCTCATGTCCGCACCGACCCGCGCCTCGGTCTGACGGAGGTCGAGGTCGAGCTGCAGCTGGAGACGAAGGGGAGGGAGCACTGCGCGGAGGTGGAGCGGGCGCTGCGTGACGTGGGCTACCGCGTGATGGGCTGAAGCGGGCCGGGCTGAAGCGGGCCGGGCTTGCAGTGGGGCTGGCACAGGACGCGCCCCGCGGGGCGCGATGTGCCGCGTCTCGCCCGTTGTAGCCGAGGTGGAATTCCCTGCGCGATTCGCCGTGGTCATCTTCGGGATGATCCAGCCGATCATGTTCGTGGTGCTGTTCAGCTATGTGTTCGGCGGTTCCATGAACATCGGTGGCACGACCTCGCCGGCCGTCTACCGCGAGTTCCTGATGGCCGGGATCTTCGCCCAGACCGTCACCTTCGCCACGGCGGGCGCGGGCATCGCCGACGACATGCACAAGGGCCTGATCGACCGCTTCCGCTCCCTCCCCATGGCACGTGGCGCGGTCCTCACCGGCCGCACGCTCGCCGACCTCGTCCAGACCACGCTGACCCTCGTGGTGCTCACCATCGTGGCCCTGCTGGTCGGTTGGCGGGTCCACAACGGCATCCCCAAGGCACTCGCCGCCTTCGGGCTGCTGCTCCTGCTCGGCTACGCGTTCTCCTGGATCGGCGCGTTGATCGGTCTCTCGGTCCGCACCCCTGAGGCGGCCACCTCGGGCGGACTGATCTGGCTGTTCCCGGTCACGTTCATCTCGAACGCGTTCGTGGACTCCAGCCAGATGACCCCCTGGCTCCGGACGATCGCCGACTGGAACCCGTTCAGCGCCACCGTGCAGGCCTGCCGCGAGCTGTTCGGCAATCCAGGAGTCTCGCAGTCCGGCGCCTGGCCGATGGAGCACCCGGTGTCCGCTTCGATCGTCTACTCGGTGCTGATCGTGGTGCTGTTCCGCACGCTGGCGGTGCGCAAGTACCGCTCGGCGACAGCCTGAGGCACCGCACGCAAAGGCTCCCCGCGCCCTTACCTCGGGCGCGGGGAGCCTTTGCGATGCGCTCGCGGCGGCGGTCGCTCAGCTCTGGTACGGCTTGGCCTCGACGATTCTGACCATCGCGGTCCTGCCGTTGGGCAGCTCGTACTCCGCGTCCTCGCCGACCTTCTTGCCGTTGACACCGGCGCCGAGTGGCGACTGCGGGGAATACGTCGCGATGTCGCCGGACGCGTACTCGCGCGAGGCCAGCAGGAAGGTCTCGGTGTCGCTCTCGTCACCGTCGAAGGCGACGGTCACGACCATGCCGGGAGCCACGGTGCCGTCGTCCGCCGGGGCCTCGCCGACCTTCGCGTTCTCAAGGAGCTGGGTCAGCTGGCGCACACGGAGCTCCTGCTTTCCCTGCTCT
This DNA window, taken from Streptomyces sp. SCSIO 30461, encodes the following:
- a CDS encoding DUF1059 domain-containing protein — encoded protein: MTRKVADCRRFPSETDCSLTISGEEEEVLRAATEHAASVHGHENTPELREQIRGMLEDEKVSA
- the greA gene encoding transcription elongation factor GreA; protein product: MTQTSENVTWLTQEAYNQLRAELEYLSGPARVEIAKKIEAAREEGDLRENGGYHAAKEEQGKQELRVRQLTQLLENAKVGEAPADDGTVAPGMVVTVAFDGDESDTETFLLASREYASGDIATYSPQSPLGAGVNGKKVGEDAEYELPNGRTAMVRIVEAKPYQS
- a CDS encoding cystathionine gamma-synthase translates to MSDHFSSDSESGHERGFETLAIHAGNTADPLTGAVVPPIYQVSTYKQDGVGGLRGGYEYSRSANPTRTALEENLAALEGGRRGLAFASGLAAEDCLLRTLLVPGDHVVIPNDAYGGTFRLFAKVVQRWGVEFSVADTSDPAAVRDAFTDRTKLIWVETPSNPLLGITDIAHIAGIARAAGAKLVVDNTFASPYLQQPLALGADVVVHSLTKYMGGHSDVVGGALVTADEALGEELAYHQNAMGAVAGPFDSWIVLRGIKTLAVRMDRHSENAKRIAEMLTQHAKVTRVFYPGLAEHPGHEIAAKQMKDFGGMVSFQVAGGEEAAVEVCNRAKLFTLGESLGGVESLIEHPGRMTHASVAGSLLEVPADLVRLSVGIEAVGDLLADLEQALG
- a CDS encoding sigma factor-like helix-turn-helix DNA-binding protein yields the protein MRQRRQNPLPAPAPTYRQGRGHAHTRVTYSAGDFDVFVAGAARRLLHAATLLTCERPPHNPEAQRLLVAALAHTYADWDRLRGEDPYDRTRAALVARFARSAWRHHCDAGLGPTARLSPQERLVVVLRIYEGVAEEQTAALLGIPAERVRAICARAVSVLRHPGSRAHGARSWWCPRTRPPLRAARTS
- the ilvA gene encoding threonine ammonia-lyase, with the translated sequence MSFHVAGPAHPLILDDVRGAQKMLAGVAKLTPMEGSRYLSDLVGAPVHLKCENLQRTGSFKLRGAYVRISGLRPEERAAGVVAASAGNHAQGVALASALLGVRSTVFMPVGAPLPKVAATREYGADVRLCGQVVDESLAAAREYARDTGAVFIHPFDHPDIIAGQGTVGLEILEQCPEVRTIIVGMGGGGLAAGIAVAVKALRPDVRIIGVQAEGAAAYPPSLAAGRPVAIEAPVTMADGIKVGCPGDVPFAIVEELVDEVRTVSEGALSSALLLCLERAKLVVEPAGASTVAALLSEPRSVHGPVVAVLSGGNVDPLLMQRILRHGMAAAGRYLSLRLRLADRPGVLASLLGVLSGLDANVLDVAHVRTDPRLGLTEVEVELQLETKGREHCAEVERALRDVGYRVMG
- a CDS encoding MarR family transcriptional regulator translates to MPTSQDMTTDLDPGLLDALQHQVAVFARRAEQTRLGGVGQARNSMDRAAYLLLNRLDQEGPMGVKALAAGMGIDSSTVTRQVAPLVDTGLVKRTSHPEDGRAVVLQLSPRGHARLEEVRSSRRELMAQVTDGWSEEERQQFCTLLTRFNSALSARQSGGPVVEAEEQPTS
- a CDS encoding ABC transporter permease — its product is MCRVSPVVAEVEFPARFAVVIFGMIQPIMFVVLFSYVFGGSMNIGGTTSPAVYREFLMAGIFAQTVTFATAGAGIADDMHKGLIDRFRSLPMARGAVLTGRTLADLVQTTLTLVVLTIVALLVGWRVHNGIPKALAAFGLLLLLGYAFSWIGALIGLSVRTPEAATSGGLIWLFPVTFISNAFVDSSQMTPWLRTIADWNPFSATVQACRELFGNPGVSQSGAWPMEHPVSASIVYSVLIVVLFRTLAVRKYRSATA